A genomic stretch from Leucoraja erinacea ecotype New England unplaced genomic scaffold, Leri_hhj_1 Leri_324S, whole genome shotgun sequence includes:
- the LOC129693519 gene encoding gastrula zinc finger protein XlCGF28.1-like — MEDNMTRQEKRYECDVCGKAWQSPSHLEIHRRVHTGERPFDCSDCGKRFTKFSGLQVHGRVHTGERPFECSDCGKSFKSAQGLKIHWRVHTGEKPYGCSTCGESFARLSGLQGHQHVHTGEKPYGCSTCSKTFTRLSVLQVHQRVHTGERPFECCDCGKSFKTAQELKIHRRVHTGEKPYGCSTCGKSFAHLLGLQEHRWIHMGDKPYGCSTCGKSFARLSGLREHRRVHSSERPFSCSDCGKGFKSCTHLKLHRRLHTGERPYTCSDCGKGFTCSSNLVSHQHTHTGERPFICSDCGKGFTCSTNLLSHQLVHDSDRPFPSPVGGVRFSMASHALSHQRVHTSGQPYDCPYCGESFDISRGLRQHRRAHAGEQLLPLRQEFQKSTGAAGEPADTHQRETL; from the coding sequence ATGGAGGACAACATGACGAGGCAGGAGAAGCGgtatgagtgcgacgtgtgtggcaaggcctggcagtccCCGAGCCATCTagagatccaccggcgggtgcacacgggggAACGCCCCTTtgactgctccgactgcggcaagcgCTTTACCAAGTTTTCGGGGCTGCAGGTGCAcgggcgggtgcacacgggagaacgcccctttgaATGCTCCGACTGTGGAAAGAGCTTCAAGTCGGCGCAGGGATTGAAGATACactggcgggtgcacacgggcgagaagccctatggttgCTCCACCTGCGGCGAGAGCTTTGCCCGGTTGTCGGGGCTGCAGGGGCACCAGCacgtgcacacgggcgagaagccctatggttgCTCCACCTGCAGCAAGACCTTTACCAGGTTATCGGTGCTGCAGgtgcaccagcgggtgcacacgggagaacgcccctttgaATGCTGCGACTGCGGCAAAAGCTTCAAGACGGCTCAGGAACTGAAGAtacaccggcgggtgcacaccggTGAGAAGCCCTATGGTTGCTCCACCTGCGGGAAGAGCTTTGCCCATTTGTTGGGTCTGCAGGAGCACCGGTGGATACACATGGGCGataagccctatggctgctccacctgtggcaagagctttgcccggttgtcggggctgcgggagcaccggcgggtgcacagcagcgAGCGGCCCTtctcctgctccgactgcggcaaaggctttaaGTCGTGCACGCACCTGAAGttgcacaggcgcctgcacaccggggagcggccctacacctgcagtgactgcggcaagggcttcacctgctccaGCAACCTGGTGTCccaccagcacacccacaccggggagcgccccttcatctgcagcgactgcggaaagggcttcacctgctctaccaacctgctgtcccaccagttGGTGCACGACAGCGACCGTCCCTTCCCCAGCCCGGTGGGTGGAGTGCGATTTTCCATGGCCTCCCATGCCTTGTCTCACCagcgcgtgcacaccagtggccagccctatgactgcccgtactgcggtgagTCGTTTGACATCTCGCGAGGGTTGCGGCAGCATCGGCGGGCTcacgccggcgagcagctgctcccactgcggCAAGAGTTTCAAAAGAGCACGGGGGCTGCGGGAgaaccagcggatacacaccagagagagaccctttga